From one Gracilibacillus salinarum genomic stretch:
- a CDS encoding BCCT family transporter, whose product MKQPSSWSGRLIDYKIFLPSLLIIIGICIPFSLYEAKSLELLNSIFDKIVDVFSWGYIWYALFLTIAGLYLSFSKYGKVVLGNPAEKPKFNMFEYASILIAMGVGSTIMRTGMIQWTQVALDPPFGVSPESQDALLWGNAYSMFLWGFQVFAIFVMAAPAMAYIIHVKKRPLMRISEACRCIFGDKFTDGIGGKVLDILFLVSILSGAAVTLGLGTPIITYNVSALLDMEVTFGLTMIVTIIWVLLFSVSAYLGIEKGIKRLSTFNMYLAAGLGVFILIAGPGIFILDYFTDSVGHLMQNYLQLSFYTDSLNTGSTTHVQSHMVFWFAYSATWAMLHSIFAAKISKGRTVKEMILTYLLAPTMLSWIATGILGGLGVDRYLSGDVKVLDMVQNQESMTVIPEILMTLPWGSIAIIAFVIVSMIFLTTTLDSTTYTIAAYTSKRDMSKMEPSRNLRIIVAAIITTVALILMQIGGLAPLEVVSDLMGLPIIIIQFLTIYAAKKMMDQDKAWIHNVREK is encoded by the coding sequence ATGAAACAACCTTCGAGTTGGAGCGGACGCTTAATTGATTACAAGATTTTTCTTCCCTCCTTACTTATTATTATTGGAATTTGCATTCCTTTCTCATTGTACGAAGCCAAATCTCTCGAACTATTAAATAGTATATTTGATAAAATTGTAGACGTATTCAGCTGGGGCTACATTTGGTACGCCTTGTTTCTTACAATAGCCGGATTATATTTATCCTTTTCTAAATACGGAAAAGTGGTGCTCGGCAATCCGGCTGAAAAACCAAAATTCAATATGTTTGAGTATGCGTCAATATTGATTGCAATGGGCGTTGGCTCTACGATTATGCGGACCGGTATGATTCAGTGGACGCAGGTCGCTTTGGATCCACCATTCGGCGTTTCACCTGAGTCACAGGATGCATTATTGTGGGGAAATGCCTACAGTATGTTCTTATGGGGCTTTCAGGTTTTCGCTATTTTCGTTATGGCCGCACCTGCAATGGCCTATATCATTCATGTTAAAAAAAGACCATTAATGCGTATATCAGAAGCTTGCCGGTGCATTTTTGGGGACAAATTCACGGATGGTATTGGTGGAAAAGTCTTAGACATTTTATTTTTAGTTAGTATATTATCCGGTGCAGCTGTAACGCTTGGTCTCGGTACCCCCATTATTACGTACAATGTATCAGCATTACTGGATATGGAAGTTACGTTCGGTCTGACGATGATTGTGACGATCATCTGGGTGTTACTTTTCTCTGTCAGTGCCTACTTAGGAATTGAAAAAGGGATTAAGCGACTCAGTACGTTTAATATGTATTTAGCAGCAGGTCTGGGCGTATTTATATTGATCGCAGGACCAGGTATTTTTATTTTAGACTATTTCACAGATTCAGTTGGTCATTTAATGCAGAATTATTTACAATTATCATTTTATACAGATTCGTTGAACACCGGATCCACTACACATGTGCAGAGTCATATGGTATTCTGGTTTGCCTACAGTGCGACATGGGCGATGCTTCACAGTATATTTGCCGCCAAAATATCTAAAGGACGTACCGTGAAAGAAATGATTCTTACCTATCTATTGGCACCAACGATGCTATCATGGATAGCGACTGGCATTCTTGGCGGACTTGGCGTCGACCGTTATCTAAGTGGCGACGTAAAAGTGCTTGATATGGTGCAAAATCAAGAATCGATGACTGTTATCCCGGAAATTCTGATGACCTTACCTTGGGGAAGCATTGCGATTATTGCATTCGTGATCGTATCGATGATTTTCTTAACAACGACATTAGATTCTACTACTTATACGATCGCAGCATACACAAGTAAACGAGATATGAGTAAAATGGAGCCATCGCGAAACTTACGCATTATCGTAGCTGCCATTATTACCACCGTTGCCTTGATTTTAATGCAAATCGGCGGACTTGCTCCTCTTGAAGTAGTATCCGATTTAATGGGATTACCCATCATCATCATTCAATTTTTAACGATTTATGCAGCGAAGAAAATGATGGATCAAGATAAAGCTTGGATTCATAATGTTAGAGAAAAATAA
- a CDS encoding DUF421 domain-containing protein gives MATTITAKIIIGFIALIIVMRVMGKKELTQITPVDFVYLLVLGGLLENAVYNSTVTFWEVLYSLALWSVLIYVLELLVRHFEWLRPVLKGEPNIIIKDGILNIKNLKKNKLESEQLRSMLRLQGIFSITEVKYAILEPSGDLSVMRKESDEAVTAEMMNIQPRETSLTHLVIDEGAIQKRTLDMIDKDEEWLRSLLKENGYDDISNIYYAEWSETDGLMVDNCD, from the coding sequence ATGGCTACAACAATCACAGCAAAAATAATAATTGGATTCATTGCATTGATCATTGTCATGAGAGTGATGGGAAAGAAGGAGTTAACACAGATTACCCCGGTTGATTTCGTCTATCTCCTCGTACTTGGGGGACTGTTAGAGAATGCTGTTTACAATAGCACCGTCACATTCTGGGAAGTGTTATATTCTCTAGCTCTCTGGTCTGTTCTTATTTATGTCCTGGAACTACTTGTACGCCACTTTGAATGGCTTCGTCCTGTCTTGAAAGGCGAACCAAACATTATCATCAAAGATGGCATTTTAAATATAAAAAATTTAAAGAAAAACAAACTTGAATCAGAACAGCTTCGTTCCATGCTTCGATTGCAAGGTATTTTTTCTATTACAGAAGTGAAATATGCCATTCTCGAACCAAGTGGAGATCTTAGCGTCATGAGAAAGGAATCTGATGAGGCGGTGACTGCTGAGATGATGAACATTCAGCCAAGAGAAACATCGCTTACCCATTTAGTGATCGACGAAGGAGCAATCCAGAAGCGAACGCTGGACATGATTGACAAAGATGAAGAATGGCTCAGAAGTTTATTGAAAGAAAACGGGTATGACGATATTTCTAATATTTACTATGCAGAATGGTCGGAGACAGACGGGTTAATGGTCGATAATTGTGACTAA
- a CDS encoding nuclear transport factor 2 family protein, translating to METKNQQFFHEFNEALVRGESEKILASVTDDIVWRMVGNETIKGIDMLAQALEGMNNGNDFEQETEHMITHGKEAAVNGLIHSTDKNGDQRHYSFCDIYKLNKHKDGKIKEIISYVLEI from the coding sequence ATGGAAACAAAAAATCAGCAATTTTTTCACGAATTTAATGAGGCATTAGTAAGAGGGGAATCGGAAAAAATTCTTGCCAGTGTAACGGACGATATTGTCTGGCGAATGGTTGGCAATGAGACGATTAAAGGTATCGACATGCTCGCTCAGGCACTGGAAGGAATGAATAATGGCAATGACTTTGAACAGGAAACAGAGCATATGATTACACATGGCAAAGAAGCCGCAGTAAATGGTCTGATTCATTCTACTGACAAAAATGGTGACCAGCGTCATTACAGCTTCTGTGATATTTACAAATTAAACAAGCATAAGGATGGCAAAATAAAAGAAATTATCAGCTACGTATTGGAGATTTAG
- a CDS encoding DUF817 domain-containing protein has translation MRQLWTFGIEQAKSCVFAVVIFSALAITQVMDVSFMSRYDLILLICLVTQVLMLVTKLETWDELKVICVFHLIGLALEIYKVHMGSWSYPEQAWSKVFGVPLYSGFMYASVASYLCQAWRRLDVNLVKWPPTWAVAALSAAIYFNFFTHHYIYDFRWLLKAATILLFFKTIVYFRVNYKQYRMPMVIAFVLISFFIWIAENIATFFGAWQYPGQEVEWQLVHFGKISSWLLLVIVSFLIVAMLKHLKEKRE, from the coding sequence ATGCGCCAATTATGGACATTCGGTATCGAGCAGGCGAAATCATGCGTATTTGCTGTGGTGATTTTTTCTGCGCTTGCGATTACGCAGGTCATGGATGTCTCCTTTATGTCGAGATATGATCTTATTCTGCTTATTTGTCTTGTCACACAGGTGCTGATGCTTGTGACGAAATTAGAAACATGGGATGAACTGAAAGTTATCTGTGTCTTTCACTTAATTGGCTTAGCATTAGAGATCTACAAAGTACATATGGGCTCGTGGAGTTATCCGGAACAAGCTTGGTCTAAGGTGTTTGGCGTACCATTGTATAGTGGTTTTATGTATGCCAGTGTGGCAAGTTACTTGTGTCAGGCGTGGCGACGGCTCGATGTGAATCTGGTGAAATGGCCGCCGACATGGGCAGTAGCTGCCTTGAGTGCTGCGATCTATTTCAATTTTTTTACACATCATTACATCTATGATTTTCGCTGGTTACTGAAAGCAGCAACCATTCTCCTATTTTTTAAAACGATCGTATATTTTCGGGTTAATTATAAGCAATATCGCATGCCAATGGTGATTGCATTTGTATTAATCAGTTTCTTTATTTGGATTGCAGAAAATATTGCGACCTTCTTCGGGGCTTGGCAGTATCCGGGTCAGGAAGTGGAATGGCAGCTTGTCCACTTCGGAAAAATCAGCTCCTGGCTGCTTTTAGTCATTGTCAGCTTTTTAATTGTAGCGATGTTGAAGCATTTAAAGGAGAAGAGAGAATAA
- a CDS encoding LacI family DNA-binding transcriptional regulator, whose translation MANIRDIAKMAGVSVTTVSRVINNHPYVTEEKREAVQEAMNSVDYQVNRTAVNLSQGSSKLIGVVVPFAKHPYFGLLIEGITDQAAEHQYHVLLIQTKYNLDREQEALDMLKHKQIDGLIICSHQIELSVIESYSRYGKIVVCENAADNQNVASVFVDHYQSFNNALNYLHQKNYKRIGYCIGRNSGSNSYFRHKAYQDFLGQHPQQSFIFDNNYYFEDGQTIVEQISHLKSKPDALLVTSDVVAAGILTACNHAGTKVPDDLAIIGFDNQPIAKMMGITTFEIPHTTMGVKLFQQVSNQSSAVQHEQLPITLIERNTVGKR comes from the coding sequence ATGGCAAATATTCGTGATATTGCAAAAATGGCAGGCGTATCGGTGACCACCGTTTCCCGTGTTATTAATAATCACCCCTATGTAACAGAAGAGAAAAGAGAAGCGGTCCAAGAGGCAATGAACAGTGTAGATTATCAAGTGAATCGTACAGCTGTTAATCTTAGCCAAGGCTCATCGAAATTAATTGGAGTAGTGGTACCATTTGCCAAACATCCCTATTTCGGGTTATTGATTGAGGGGATAACGGATCAAGCTGCAGAGCACCAGTATCATGTCTTATTAATTCAGACAAAGTATAACCTTGATCGGGAACAAGAAGCGTTGGATATGCTGAAGCACAAACAGATCGATGGCTTAATCATTTGCTCACACCAAATTGAACTTTCAGTTATCGAATCCTATAGTCGTTACGGGAAAATTGTGGTTTGTGAAAATGCAGCAGATAACCAGAATGTCGCTTCCGTATTTGTTGATCATTATCAAAGTTTTAATAATGCATTGAACTATTTGCATCAAAAAAATTATAAGCGAATTGGCTATTGTATCGGCAGAAATTCTGGTTCAAATAGTTATTTCCGCCACAAGGCTTACCAAGATTTTTTAGGGCAGCACCCGCAACAATCTTTTATTTTTGATAATAATTATTACTTTGAAGATGGCCAAACCATTGTGGAACAGATCAGTCATTTAAAAAGTAAGCCAGATGCACTGCTGGTCACAAGTGATGTAGTGGCAGCAGGCATTCTGACCGCATGCAATCATGCAGGAACTAAGGTGCCAGATGACTTGGCTATTATTGGTTTTGACAATCAGCCAATTGCTAAAATGATGGGAATAACGACTTTCGAAATTCCTCACACAACAATGGGAGTGAAGCTGTTTCAACAGGTAAGCAATCAATCATCCGCAGTGCAACATGAACAACTGCCGATTACATTAATTGAACGAAATACGGTAGGAAAAAGATAG
- a CDS encoding YceI family protein — MTNVNLDKVHSALNFEVKHMMVSKAKGEFQSFDVDFNGSFDDLTNASVKATIDVASIETNNDDRNGHLKSEDFFNVEQHPHITFVSKNIEKVSDEEYKITGDLTIKGVTNQETFTATYNGKAKDPMQGNTIAGADVEGKINREDYGLTWNAPLETGGVLIGKEVKFSGGFEFVVEE, encoded by the coding sequence ATGACTAACGTAAACTTAGACAAAGTACACAGTGCTTTAAATTTTGAAGTAAAACATATGATGGTATCTAAAGCAAAAGGAGAATTCCAAAGCTTTGATGTAGATTTCAACGGAAGTTTCGATGACTTAACTAATGCAAGTGTGAAAGCGACAATTGATGTAGCATCAATCGAAACTAACAATGACGACCGTAACGGACACTTAAAATCAGAGGATTTCTTCAATGTGGAACAACATCCACACATTACTTTCGTCAGCAAAAACATCGAAAAAGTTAGCGATGAAGAATACAAAATCACTGGTGACCTAACTATTAAGGGTGTAACAAATCAAGAAACATTCACTGCTACTTACAATGGTAAAGCAAAAGATCCAATGCAAGGTAATACGATCGCAGGTGCGGATGTAGAAGGAAAAATCAACCGTGAAGATTACGGCTTAACTTGGAATGCACCACTTGAAACTGGTGGCGTATTAATTGGTAAAGAAGTTAAATTCTCAGGTGGATTTGAGTTTGTTGTAGAAGAATAA
- a CDS encoding winged helix-turn-helix transcriptional regulator, whose protein sequence is MADKAICPKFESALNILNKRWTGLIIFQLLEGAQRFTTIESAIGISGRVLSERLKDLEKEGIVIRHVYNETPVRIEYDLTEKGHALKPVLESIQTWADGWMNNQSLV, encoded by the coding sequence ATGGCTGATAAAGCAATTTGCCCAAAGTTTGAATCGGCATTGAATATATTAAATAAGCGTTGGACTGGTTTAATTATTTTCCAATTACTAGAAGGTGCACAACGATTTACTACGATCGAATCAGCGATTGGTATTAGCGGTCGTGTACTTTCTGAACGCTTAAAGGATCTTGAAAAAGAAGGCATTGTGATACGCCACGTGTACAATGAGACACCAGTCCGGATCGAATATGATTTAACGGAAAAAGGTCACGCTTTAAAACCCGTTCTCGAAAGTATCCAAACATGGGCAGACGGATGGATGAATAATCAATCCTTGGTATAA
- a CDS encoding nucleoside hydrolase: protein MKVILDCDPGHDDAVAIILAASGISPLEIVGITTVAGNVQVEKNTLNALKVCDVIGLDHVPVVQGATRPLVKEAEIAEEIHGETGLDGPQLPNEPSRQAIDQHAVDFIIEKLLQADEPITLVPTGPLTNIALALVKEPKIKQNIQEIVLMGGGTFGNWTPAAEFNIYVDAEAAKIVFESGIPVRMFGLDVTHQVLATTETVDALRKMGNPVSGFVSDLLTFFIQAYQDHFDFPGGPIHDACTIIHLIDPDIFTFEHVHVAIETNGEHTYGMTVVDRLGVTGQEPNTYFATTLDHEKFWSVFKEAMVSYGERSE from the coding sequence ATGAAGGTGATTCTTGACTGTGACCCGGGGCATGATGATGCTGTTGCGATTATACTGGCTGCCTCTGGCATCAGTCCTCTCGAGATTGTTGGGATAACTACGGTAGCAGGCAATGTACAAGTTGAAAAAAATACATTAAACGCGCTAAAGGTGTGCGATGTTATTGGATTAGATCACGTTCCGGTAGTACAAGGTGCGACAAGACCATTGGTAAAAGAAGCGGAGATTGCGGAGGAAATTCATGGTGAGACCGGGCTTGATGGGCCGCAATTACCGAATGAACCGAGTAGACAAGCGATCGATCAGCATGCGGTGGATTTTATCATCGAAAAACTGCTCCAAGCTGATGAACCGATCACGCTAGTGCCAACGGGACCGTTAACTAATATTGCACTTGCTTTAGTGAAAGAGCCGAAAATAAAACAAAACATACAGGAAATTGTCTTAATGGGTGGTGGCACCTTTGGAAACTGGACGCCAGCAGCTGAATTTAATATATATGTAGATGCAGAGGCAGCTAAGATTGTTTTCGAAAGTGGGATACCTGTGCGAATGTTTGGCTTAGATGTAACCCACCAAGTATTAGCAACAACGGAGACAGTAGATGCATTGCGTAAAATGGGGAACCCGGTCAGTGGATTTGTTTCAGATCTGCTTACCTTCTTTATTCAGGCATATCAAGATCATTTTGACTTTCCAGGTGGACCGATCCATGATGCTTGTACGATCATTCATTTAATAGATCCGGACATTTTCACCTTTGAGCATGTACATGTCGCAATTGAAACAAATGGTGAACATACATACGGAATGACAGTTGTCGATCGCTTGGGAGTAACAGGCCAAGAACCAAACACCTATTTTGCAACAACACTTGATCATGAAAAATTTTGGTCCGTTTTTAAAGAAGCGATGGTTTCCTATGGAGAGAGGAGTGAATAG
- the rbsK gene encoding ribokinase, which yields MTKPRITVVGSINMDMVTETDTVPAQGETVRAKNFQTVPGGKGANQAVAAARLGADVTMVGCVGDDPFADSLVTNLQKEQVSVQYVDRIRETPSGLANIILSEQDNRIMIVAGANQHVTTDYIKERREAILNSDYVLLQFEIPKETIEYCIQLCKQHQIPVIVNPAPAMTLSASAWKAATYITPNETEWRQLFKEKNDKKLIITKGKAGVSYWEDDLEQTAPSYPVEVVDTTGAGDTFNGALAVALAEKYNVAEAVTFANAAAAISVGKIGAQAGMPTKTEVEAFLTQSRG from the coding sequence GTGACAAAACCAAGAATTACGGTGGTGGGCAGTATTAATATGGACATGGTTACGGAAACCGACACTGTCCCGGCACAAGGTGAAACGGTCAGAGCGAAAAATTTTCAGACGGTGCCAGGAGGAAAAGGTGCGAATCAGGCGGTTGCGGCTGCACGACTAGGGGCTGATGTGACAATGGTTGGCTGTGTTGGTGATGATCCATTTGCGGACAGTTTAGTAACTAATTTACAAAAAGAACAGGTTTCAGTTCAATATGTGGATCGGATTAGAGAGACGCCAAGTGGTTTAGCGAATATCATTTTATCAGAGCAAGACAATCGAATTATGATTGTCGCTGGAGCGAATCAGCATGTGACGACGGACTATATAAAAGAAAGGCGAGAAGCTATATTAAACAGTGACTATGTTTTGTTACAATTTGAAATACCAAAGGAAACAATTGAATATTGTATTCAACTTTGTAAGCAGCATCAAATACCGGTGATTGTCAATCCTGCTCCTGCAATGACTCTATCCGCATCGGCATGGAAAGCTGCCACTTATATCACACCGAACGAAACGGAATGGCGTCAGTTGTTTAAAGAAAAAAATGATAAAAAGTTAATTATTACGAAGGGAAAAGCTGGCGTCAGCTACTGGGAGGACGACTTGGAGCAGACGGCGCCTTCGTATCCAGTAGAAGTGGTCGATACGACGGGGGCAGGAGATACATTTAATGGCGCACTCGCTGTTGCATTAGCAGAGAAATATAATGTAGCAGAGGCTGTTACATTTGCGAATGCAGCGGCTGCCATCTCAGTCGGTAAAATCGGTGCCCAAGCTGGGATGCCGACCAAAACGGAAGTAGAAGCATTTTTAACACAAAGTAGAGGTTGA
- a CDS encoding GntR family transcriptional regulator has protein sequence MEGNSLLEDAYQIIRKKILTCALPPGSLLSIYKLAEELEMSRTPISNAIARLEREGLVTPLKNRGVLVKEHSPRELIEMFQINYSYQLFVLHVVERKGYQNFDLEALRKIVEEQQQAKTEQDYIAYVQLSLKFVRTFISTIENEAILAHVDANSDKIMISSVAAYHAYPNKRIYSGLSYNQKMLEALENTDFEQARLHADQYFDKVKERIILKV, from the coding sequence ATGGAAGGAAATTCACTACTAGAAGATGCCTATCAAATTATTCGCAAAAAAATACTGACCTGCGCCTTACCGCCAGGCAGCTTACTATCTATTTATAAATTAGCCGAAGAACTGGAAATGAGCCGTACTCCCATTTCAAATGCGATTGCTAGATTAGAACGAGAAGGATTAGTAACACCATTAAAAAATAGAGGAGTGCTGGTCAAAGAACATTCTCCACGGGAGTTGATCGAAATGTTTCAGATCAATTACTCCTATCAGCTTTTTGTCTTACATGTGGTAGAAAGAAAGGGTTATCAGAACTTTGATTTAGAAGCATTAAGGAAGATCGTAGAAGAGCAGCAACAGGCAAAGACGGAACAGGATTATATCGCGTATGTCCAGCTTTCTTTAAAGTTCGTCCGCACGTTTATTAGTACTATTGAAAATGAGGCAATACTTGCCCACGTTGATGCGAACAGTGACAAAATCATGATTAGTTCTGTCGCAGCTTATCATGCTTATCCCAATAAACGAATCTACTCCGGACTCAGTTACAACCAAAAAATGCTCGAAGCCCTGGAGAACACTGATTTTGAACAGGCACGCCTTCATGCAGACCAATACTTTGACAAAGTGAAAGAGAGGATAATATTAAAAGTGTAA
- a CDS encoding tyrosine-protein phosphatase: MVSVKLQANSSQPVNLQGVMNFRDLGGIKTKDGRSIKKNILFRAADLTDMTTSDKAFIQKISMQTIFDYRTADEATKRPDPHLERVNYIRVSVNQETGKPAYNSLEEFMQSDTFDSFANDLLMELYKSIPVGNPSYHHLMSLLKDPERNLPLVQHCAGGRDRTGVGSMLILLTLDVEWQVIVEDFLFSNVLLDKYHSQIFEKLNGMVSEERAEKFKEQFLLQERYIDMSYQNIMQNYNSFEVFLEQEYGITAEDRKKIQDYCLK, encoded by the coding sequence ATGGTGAGTGTCAAATTACAAGCAAATAGCAGTCAACCGGTTAATTTGCAAGGTGTCATGAATTTCCGAGATTTGGGTGGAATCAAAACAAAGGATGGGCGTTCTATCAAGAAGAACATACTGTTTCGTGCAGCTGATCTGACAGATATGACGACATCAGATAAAGCGTTTATCCAAAAAATATCCATGCAAACAATCTTTGATTACAGAACAGCAGATGAAGCAACGAAGAGGCCTGATCCTCATTTGGAAAGAGTCAATTATATAAGAGTATCGGTCAATCAGGAAACAGGGAAACCTGCGTATAATTCACTTGAAGAATTCATGCAATCAGATACGTTTGATTCTTTTGCCAATGATCTCTTAATGGAACTGTACAAAAGCATACCGGTTGGGAATCCTTCTTATCATCATTTGATGTCATTATTAAAGGACCCGGAACGAAATCTTCCATTAGTACAACACTGTGCAGGAGGAAGAGACAGAACGGGTGTAGGAAGCATGCTGATTCTATTAACACTAGATGTCGAGTGGCAGGTCATAGTAGAAGATTTCTTATTCTCCAATGTGCTGTTAGACAAATACCATAGTCAAATTTTTGAAAAGTTAAACGGAATGGTTTCAGAAGAACGAGCAGAAAAATTCAAAGAGCAATTTTTGTTACAAGAACGCTATATTGACATGTCTTATCAGAATATTATGCAAAACTATAATAGCTTTGAAGTTTTTCTTGAACAAGAATATGGGATTACCGCTGAAGACCGTAAGAAGATACAAGATTATTGCCTGAAATAA
- a CDS encoding metallophosphoesterase family protein translates to MNELKFIHLTDTHVLKEYEGSFLEGLDKIHTNPSSQLTKILQYAESNKEQLDFILISGDLVHEGDVEDYQYYKSLLEEHTTLPVYLSLGNHDVTAAYWETFHGKTDCNDELFYTEEVNGYRLIVLDSSYDKSGTGYVSEEQLAWLKAQLAETTENGSVVVVHHPIDEAQTFGEHSLKNSKELLDVVQNQEEVIAVLSGHIHQNLIEQYSGFISSAAEGSCFGVEFDGVQAHFTNNSAFNVCTIKNKQLKIQVNRVRETNKVLFSYGIDEMTHA, encoded by the coding sequence ATGAATGAATTAAAATTTATCCATTTAACAGATACACATGTATTAAAAGAGTATGAAGGAAGCTTTCTGGAAGGATTGGACAAAATCCATACAAATCCAAGCTCACAATTAACAAAAATCTTGCAATATGCTGAAAGTAATAAAGAGCAGCTTGATTTTATCTTGATTTCAGGTGACTTGGTACATGAAGGTGATGTGGAAGATTACCAGTATTACAAAAGCTTACTGGAAGAACACACGACTTTACCTGTATATCTTAGCCTAGGTAACCATGACGTTACTGCTGCTTACTGGGAGACTTTCCATGGAAAGACAGATTGTAATGATGAACTGTTTTATACAGAAGAGGTCAATGGCTATCGATTAATTGTGTTGGATTCCAGCTATGATAAGAGCGGAACTGGTTATGTAAGTGAAGAGCAATTGGCATGGTTGAAAGCACAATTAGCAGAAACAACCGAAAATGGCTCTGTCGTTGTCGTTCATCATCCAATTGATGAGGCACAAACATTCGGTGAACACAGTTTAAAAAACTCAAAAGAATTACTGGATGTTGTCCAGAATCAAGAGGAAGTGATCGCCGTGTTAAGTGGACATATTCATCAAAATCTGATCGAGCAATACTCAGGTTTTATTTCGTCTGCTGCTGAAGGTTCTTGCTTCGGTGTGGAATTTGATGGTGTACAGGCTCATTTCACAAATAATAGTGCGTTTAACGTTTGTACCATCAAAAATAAACAGTTGAAAATCCAAGTCAATCGTGTGCGGGAAACAAATAAAGTGTTATTCAGTTATGGCATTGATGAAATGACACACGCATAA
- a CDS encoding extracellular solute-binding protein, giving the protein MVGFQAYEDVFPEDELEEHLQGISENAQQLGMIDGKMYGLAFTFSTPIVFINGSIFEEAGLDPNAPPETWAEVKEYAMQIKEETGKDGFALEPDNGWVTDGVFYSNGAEILSEDRSEAMFASDAGIEAVEIWKDIYQSGAHAVGSTTEVPEQFLAGNLGMYITSTALHSGMKAAAEAGGWEVYGGPLPQFGDQSSVPVNSGSALTVRPDTDEKRAATWEFIKYVTGAEGYTTITEEIGYLPLRTELAEQEEYLKPFVEENPLYKINLEQLEEIQPTTIWPGENAAETAAIFTDAIVEAITTDAGVADTLTNAQEEINGLLK; this is encoded by the coding sequence TTGGTTGGTTTTCAAGCGTATGAAGATGTTTTTCCGGAAGATGAGCTAGAAGAACATTTACAAGGAATCTCTGAGAATGCACAACAACTCGGCATGATCGATGGCAAAATGTATGGCTTAGCATTCACCTTTAGTACACCAATTGTGTTTATTAATGGGTCCATCTTTGAAGAAGCAGGGTTAGATCCTAATGCCCCTCCTGAAACCTGGGCAGAAGTGAAGGAATATGCTATGCAAATCAAAGAAGAGACTGGAAAAGATGGATTTGCGCTTGAGCCTGATAATGGCTGGGTAACAGATGGTGTCTTCTACAGCAATGGGGCAGAGATTCTATCGGAAGATCGTTCGGAGGCAATGTTTGCAAGTGACGCAGGCATAGAAGCAGTGGAAATTTGGAAGGACATTTATCAAAGTGGTGCGCATGCAGTTGGCTCCACGACAGAAGTTCCGGAACAGTTTCTTGCTGGTAATTTAGGTATGTATATTACATCAACGGCCTTACATAGTGGAATGAAAGCAGCCGCAGAAGCAGGCGGATGGGAAGTGTATGGCGGACCGTTACCACAATTTGGCGATCAGTCAAGTGTTCCTGTCAATTCAGGAAGTGCACTGACGGTTCGTCCCGATACAGATGAAAAACGAGCAGCAACGTGGGAATTCATTAAATATGTAACAGGTGCTGAAGGCTATACAACGATCACAGAGGAAATAGGTTATTTACCGTTAAGAACTGAACTGGCAGAACAAGAGGAATATTTAAAGCCGTTTGTGGAAGAAAATCCTCTGTATAAAATCAATTTAGAACAACTGGAAGAAATTCAACCAACAACGATTTGGCCAGGAGAAAACGCTGCGGAGACAGCGGCCATTTTCACGGATGCGATTGTGGAGGCAATTACAACAGATGCTGGTGTTGCAGATACGCTAACCAATGCACAAGAAGAAATTAATGGTCTATTGAAATAA